Proteins co-encoded in one Polynucleobacter sp. MWH-UH19D genomic window:
- a CDS encoding UDP-N-acetylmuramoyl-L-alanyl-D-glutamate--2,6-diaminopimelate ligase, whose protein sequence is MLNINPDHLIEHLQTLTDSSAKVSADSRQIRSGDIFFAYPVGHGNGLRDGRQFIDAALEAGAACVVFDPQDSANRYARYSEHPKCIAIENLAKIAGKLCSDWYGNPSKQLKMIGVTGTNGKTSVTQWLAKALDASSHRTAVLGTLGTGFLGALEKTGYTTPDAPKLQTQLKELLVAGANQVAMEVSSHALDQDRVAGTVFECAVFTNLTQDHLDYHGSMASYAQAKAKLFAQAGLQHAVINLDDAFGRELAMNLLAKDKLKVWAYALNKNAFQGFEKFGNRLQRIYALDISLSHSGYDSTFILDGVGQVDLNIPLLGEFNISNALAVWAALLTQGFSIAEAGNRISQLQPVVGRMELISFSKHAKAAGLLAVVDYAHTPDALQKTLKALRPIAEQRGGKIWCVFGCGGDRDIGKRSQMGTVAQQFADQIVITSDNPRSENPLQIIQMIREGIKVSSANVQEIPDRAAAILTAIRHADARDVVLVAGKGHETTQEIGDKRFDFSDQEHIRLAAGGLV, encoded by the coding sequence ATGTTGAATATAAATCCCGATCATTTGATTGAGCACTTACAAACCTTAACAGACTCATCTGCAAAGGTGAGCGCTGATAGTCGTCAGATTCGTTCTGGGGATATCTTCTTTGCATATCCAGTTGGGCATGGCAATGGATTGCGTGATGGTCGACAATTTATTGATGCTGCATTAGAGGCTGGGGCAGCTTGTGTTGTATTTGATCCCCAAGATTCTGCTAATCGTTACGCTCGATATAGTGAGCATCCAAAATGCATAGCAATTGAAAACTTGGCGAAAATTGCTGGAAAGCTTTGCTCAGATTGGTACGGCAATCCAAGCAAACAATTAAAGATGATTGGGGTTACCGGAACGAATGGTAAGACTAGCGTTACGCAATGGCTTGCAAAAGCTTTAGATGCATCAAGCCATCGTACGGCAGTTCTCGGTACCTTAGGAACAGGCTTTCTTGGTGCTTTAGAAAAAACAGGCTATACAACTCCAGATGCCCCGAAATTGCAGACGCAATTGAAAGAGCTGTTGGTGGCAGGAGCAAACCAAGTGGCGATGGAAGTGTCATCCCATGCTTTAGATCAAGATCGAGTTGCAGGGACTGTATTTGAGTGCGCAGTTTTTACTAACTTGACTCAAGATCATTTGGATTATCACGGTAGCATGGCTAGTTATGCGCAAGCAAAAGCCAAGTTGTTTGCTCAGGCCGGATTACAGCATGCAGTTATTAATTTAGATGATGCATTTGGTCGTGAATTAGCTATGAATTTGTTGGCTAAAGACAAATTGAAAGTCTGGGCCTACGCCCTAAATAAAAATGCTTTCCAAGGATTTGAAAAGTTTGGCAATCGCTTGCAGAGAATCTATGCGTTGGATATTTCTTTAAGTCATTCGGGCTACGACTCTACATTTATACTAGATGGTGTTGGGCAAGTTGATTTAAATATTCCACTGCTCGGAGAGTTCAATATTAGTAATGCGCTTGCGGTTTGGGCAGCACTACTAACTCAAGGCTTCAGTATTGCTGAGGCAGGTAACCGAATAAGTCAATTGCAGCCGGTTGTTGGGCGCATGGAACTCATTTCGTTTAGCAAGCATGCTAAGGCGGCAGGGCTATTGGCGGTAGTGGATTACGCACACACCCCGGATGCTTTGCAAAAGACACTAAAAGCGTTGCGCCCAATCGCTGAACAGCGGGGTGGAAAAATTTGGTGTGTATTTGGGTGCGGTGGAGACCGCGATATTGGCAAACGTTCTCAAATGGGTACAGTTGCTCAACAGTTTGCTGATCAGATTGTGATCACCAGTGATAACCCAAGATCAGAAAATCCCTTGCAAATTATTCAAATGATTCGAGAGGGCATCAAAGTTTCTAGTGCCAACGTTCAAGAAATTCCCGATCGTGCGGCGGCTATCTTGACAGCAATCCGCCATGCTGATGCACGTGATGTTGTGTTGGTTGCGGGGAAGGGTCATGAAACCACCCAAGAAATCGGCGATAAGCGTTTTGATTTTTCCGATCAAGAGCATATTCGACTTGCAGCAGGGGGTTTGGTCTGA
- the murF gene encoding UDP-N-acetylmuramoyl-tripeptide--D-alanyl-D-alanine ligase, whose translation MSSMTTLAKVHAMLPGSLLLNISAQDAERLMLSRVGTDSRQIDAGELFIALAGERFDAHDFLVDVANSGAGAALVSDAKKCPENLPAVCVSDTRIGLGELAKAWRTSHAIPLALVTGSNGKTTVKEMIASIFRAAAGEAHTLVTKGNLNNEIGLPLTLLRLRSTDALAVIELGMNHPGETAQLASIAQANIALINNAQREHQEFMQTVAAVAEEHADVIRALPKDGIAVFPADSEFSEIWKAAAADRKVIDFALTTSQSNSDAVVSGYQLPDTKVLVQVGTHSIEIQLNTLGSHNVRNALAASAVGLAAGISLEKIKQGLEAFAPVNGRMQVKFSDLKYTLIDDSYNANPDSVRAAIDALKQADGVAWLVLGDMGEVGNQGPEFHREVGAYAAENEVSKVFALGEQCLLAKNGFNSAKVSANSSAIHFENIEKLILHLHQELAAHLASGGQHLNILVKGSRFMRMERVVQALLEEAKTCS comes from the coding sequence ATGAGTTCGATGACTACACTCGCAAAAGTCCACGCAATGTTGCCTGGAAGTCTTTTATTAAATATATCTGCGCAAGATGCAGAAAGATTAATGTTGTCCAGAGTTGGCACTGATAGTCGCCAGATAGACGCTGGAGAATTGTTTATCGCACTGGCGGGTGAGCGTTTTGATGCGCATGATTTCTTAGTCGATGTTGCTAACTCTGGGGCGGGTGCTGCGCTAGTGAGTGATGCAAAAAAATGTCCAGAAAACCTACCAGCTGTATGCGTATCCGATACTCGCATTGGTCTTGGTGAACTCGCAAAGGCGTGGCGCACAAGCCATGCGATCCCTTTAGCTTTGGTAACTGGCAGCAACGGAAAGACTACCGTTAAAGAGATGATCGCCTCAATATTTAGAGCAGCGGCTGGCGAAGCGCATACCTTGGTTACTAAAGGTAATCTTAATAATGAGATTGGTTTGCCATTAACGCTATTAAGACTGCGCTCAACGGATGCGCTTGCGGTGATTGAGCTTGGTATGAATCATCCTGGTGAGACTGCTCAGTTAGCTTCAATTGCTCAAGCCAATATCGCATTAATCAATAATGCGCAAAGAGAGCATCAAGAATTCATGCAAACCGTTGCCGCAGTTGCAGAGGAGCATGCGGATGTAATTCGGGCATTGCCAAAAGATGGAATCGCAGTATTTCCTGCTGACTCAGAATTCTCTGAGATTTGGAAAGCTGCTGCAGCTGATCGCAAGGTAATTGATTTTGCTTTAACAACTTCGCAGTCAAATTCAGATGCAGTAGTCAGTGGCTATCAGTTGCCTGATACAAAGGTGTTAGTTCAAGTTGGCACGCACTCTATTGAGATTCAATTAAATACCTTGGGTAGTCACAATGTGCGTAATGCATTAGCAGCAAGCGCTGTAGGGTTGGCTGCAGGAATATCGCTTGAAAAAATCAAGCAAGGGCTTGAAGCCTTTGCGCCAGTTAATGGGCGTATGCAGGTTAAATTTTCAGACTTGAAATACACCTTAATTGATGATAGCTATAACGCTAATCCAGATTCAGTTAGAGCTGCAATTGATGCATTAAAACAAGCTGACGGAGTAGCTTGGCTTGTTTTGGGTGATATGGGCGAGGTTGGCAATCAAGGGCCTGAATTTCATCGAGAAGTTGGTGCTTACGCCGCTGAGAATGAAGTGAGCAAAGTTTTTGCACTTGGAGAGCAATGCTTGCTCGCAAAGAACGGTTTCAACTCTGCAAAAGTGAGTGCAAATTCCAGCGCTATTCATTTCGAAAATATTGAGAAATTGATATTGCATTTACATCAAGAATTAGCTGCGCATTTAGCTAGTGGCGGGCAGCATTTAAATATCTTAGTTAAAGGTTCACGTTTTATGCGCATGGAGCGTGTAGTGCAAGCCTTATTAGAGGAGGCGAAAACATGCTCTTAG
- the mraY gene encoding phospho-N-acetylmuramoyl-pentapeptide-transferase: protein MLLVLAQWLQEDFGFLRVFNYITFRAVMATVTALLIGLAAGPWVISKLAALKMGQAVRTDGPQTHLVKSGTPTMGGVLILIGIFVSCMLWADLSNRFIWIVMIVTAGFGAVGWVDDYRKVARKDPKGMASREKFFWQTLIGLFAAIYLAFSVSEVNNLKVLQLFYEWLKSGFALDLPAKADLLIPFLKEVSYPLGMMGFIILSYLVIVGSSNAVNLTDGLDGLVIMPVILVGAALGAFAYVMGNAIYAKYLLFPYIPGAGELMIFCGAMGGAGLAFLWYNTHPAQVFMGDVGALALGGALGTIAVIVRQEIVLFVMGGIFVAETLSVMLQVFWFKFTKKHFGEGRRIFRMAPLHHHFELGGWKETQVVVRFWIITILLVLIGLSSLKLR, encoded by the coding sequence ATGCTCTTAGTATTAGCACAGTGGTTGCAAGAAGACTTTGGGTTTCTTCGTGTCTTTAACTACATTACTTTTAGAGCGGTTATGGCAACTGTCACAGCTCTATTGATTGGCCTTGCGGCTGGGCCTTGGGTTATTAGTAAGTTAGCTGCTTTAAAGATGGGGCAGGCGGTTCGTACCGACGGGCCACAAACTCATTTAGTGAAATCTGGAACGCCAACTATGGGCGGCGTATTAATCCTGATCGGCATATTTGTTTCTTGCATGTTGTGGGCAGACTTAAGTAATCGCTTTATTTGGATTGTGATGATTGTGACTGCTGGTTTTGGGGCGGTTGGATGGGTGGATGATTATCGAAAAGTAGCTCGAAAAGATCCAAAGGGAATGGCTTCTCGAGAAAAGTTTTTTTGGCAAACTTTAATCGGTCTTTTTGCCGCAATTTATCTTGCCTTTTCAGTATCTGAAGTAAATAACCTCAAAGTTCTGCAATTATTTTATGAATGGTTAAAGAGTGGTTTTGCTTTGGACTTGCCAGCTAAGGCTGACTTGTTGATTCCATTTTTGAAAGAAGTTAGCTATCCATTGGGGATGATGGGTTTCATCATTCTGAGTTATTTAGTGATTGTCGGTAGTAGCAATGCTGTCAATTTAACGGATGGCCTTGATGGATTAGTGATCATGCCGGTGATATTGGTTGGAGCTGCACTCGGCGCTTTTGCATATGTAATGGGGAATGCCATTTATGCGAAATATCTTCTCTTCCCATATATTCCTGGCGCTGGTGAGCTCATGATTTTCTGTGGGGCCATGGGTGGAGCCGGCTTGGCCTTCCTTTGGTACAACACGCATCCTGCCCAAGTGTTTATGGGTGATGTAGGTGCATTGGCATTAGGAGGTGCGCTCGGAACAATTGCAGTAATTGTTCGTCAGGAGATTGTGCTTTTTGTCATGGGTGGAATTTTTGTGGCAGAAACGCTCTCAGTAATGTTGCAGGTATTTTGGTTTAAGTTCACCAAGAAACATTTTGGCGAGGGGCGTCGTATTTTCCGTATGGCTCCTCTGCACCACCACTTTGAATTAGGCGGGTGGAAAGAGACACAAGTAGTTGTACGTTTTTGGATTATCACCATCCTCTTGGTGTTAATTGGTTTATCTAGTTTGAAATTACGGTGA
- the murD gene encoding UDP-N-acetylmuramoyl-L-alanine--D-glutamate ligase encodes MFNLVNVFANPTTVSDVGYEAPHRFLILGLGESGVAMAKWCLRNGALVRLADTRDRSTLGERQLAWLAELELAGLKAASFGPLSDDLLSDIDVIGISPGLSPLQDPTESFLVKARKAKIDVWSEIEFFARAIASIERLAHEQQCDYTTSVLAITGTNGKTTTTALTGQLCERAGKKVAVAGNISPAALDKLMECLDAADQIEDMPDIWVLELSSFQLVYTDSLNATAATVLNITQDHLDWHGDMSSYAQAKAKIFGANTVCILNRDDSLVMDLLSDEQKSERTIVTFGLNRPDEQGAFGIEHDLRAGGIDWLVWAEIDEDVEPQPKRRRKSVAVEDEPLRLKRLIPADALRIRGRHNALNALAALALARAANLPMNVLLHGLRDYHGEPHRVQSIAVVNDVEYVDDSKGTNVGATVAALNGLGSNESGKRIWLIAGGDGKGQDFSPLREPALRFVKGVFLIGKDGEKIAQAIGNDISCVISGNLSAAVSAAAAQAVSGDLVLLSPACASFDQFKDYVERAEVFASEVAELGMRFEGAQA; translated from the coding sequence ATGTTTAATTTAGTTAATGTCTTCGCAAATCCCACCACCGTCTCAGACGTTGGTTACGAGGCTCCGCATCGCTTCTTGATTTTAGGTCTAGGCGAGTCTGGTGTGGCAATGGCGAAATGGTGTTTGCGAAATGGGGCGCTGGTACGACTTGCGGATACGCGTGACCGCTCAACGCTTGGTGAGCGTCAATTGGCTTGGCTTGCTGAGCTTGAGCTTGCAGGCCTGAAAGCCGCTAGCTTTGGCCCTCTAAGCGATGATTTGCTGAGTGACATTGATGTCATCGGTATTAGCCCAGGCTTATCTCCATTACAGGATCCAACAGAATCATTTTTAGTAAAAGCTCGTAAAGCAAAGATTGATGTTTGGAGTGAGATCGAATTTTTTGCTCGTGCAATTGCCTCCATAGAGCGTCTGGCACATGAGCAACAATGTGATTACACAACATCGGTGCTCGCTATAACTGGCACTAATGGCAAAACAACGACAACTGCATTAACAGGCCAGCTTTGTGAGCGGGCTGGAAAGAAAGTGGCTGTTGCAGGAAATATCAGTCCAGCAGCGCTTGATAAGTTAATGGAATGTTTAGACGCCGCTGATCAAATTGAAGATATGCCTGATATTTGGGTACTAGAGCTTTCTAGTTTTCAACTGGTGTATACCGATTCGCTAAATGCGACAGCGGCTACTGTCTTGAACATTACCCAAGACCATTTAGATTGGCATGGAGATATGTCTTCATATGCGCAAGCTAAAGCTAAGATATTTGGCGCTAATACTGTTTGTATTTTGAATCGAGATGATTCATTGGTCATGGATTTGCTTTCTGATGAGCAAAAATCTGAAAGAACTATTGTTACTTTTGGTTTAAATAGGCCGGATGAGCAGGGCGCTTTTGGTATTGAGCATGATTTGCGTGCTGGTGGAATTGATTGGCTTGTATGGGCCGAGATAGATGAGGATGTTGAGCCTCAACCAAAACGCCGTCGAAAGTCTGTGGCTGTAGAAGATGAGCCATTGCGTTTGAAGCGTCTAATCCCAGCAGATGCATTGCGTATTCGCGGACGCCATAATGCTTTAAATGCCCTGGCTGCACTTGCTTTAGCGCGAGCAGCTAATTTACCAATGAATGTTCTGTTGCATGGTTTACGTGATTACCATGGAGAACCTCATCGCGTTCAAAGTATTGCTGTCGTAAATGATGTTGAGTATGTTGATGACAGTAAGGGTACAAACGTTGGCGCAACCGTTGCTGCCCTTAATGGCTTAGGTAGTAATGAGTCTGGTAAGCGAATTTGGCTGATCGCCGGTGGCGACGGTAAGGGGCAAGACTTTAGTCCTTTACGTGAGCCTGCCTTGCGATTTGTAAAAGGCGTATTTCTGATTGGTAAAGATGGCGAAAAAATTGCTCAGGCAATTGGTAATGACATTTCCTGCGTAATAAGTGGCAATTTGTCTGCTGCCGTGAGTGCCGCAGCTGCTCAGGCAGTTTCAGGTGATTTGGTACTGCTTTCACCGGCATGTGCCAGCTTCGATCAGTTTAAAGATTATGTAGAGCGTGCTGAGGTTTTTGCATCAGAAGTTGCAGAGCTGGGAATGCGTTTCGAGGGGGCGCAAGCATGA
- the ftsW gene encoding putative lipid II flippase FtsW codes for MNLKGKMLSQNRLGLDRFWNFSRDGIDNFRTGLRDAVSGVEQTRSRMMEYDQLLVWAVLSLMLIGLVMVYSASITLADGPKYANYSSNYFLIRHLISLAIATGVGVWVFKIPSKVWDRYSPVIFGFTVVLLVLVLIPGVGKGVNGARRWIPLGIMNFQPSELMKFAAVIFAASYTVQRQEYLHSFSKGMLPMGIAVALVGGLLMKEPDMGAFVVVAIIAFGILFLGGINAKLFGGLLLVGLLSGAAMIALSPFRRERMLAFMDPWQVDNAANKGYQLTHSLMAFGRGEWFGTGLGGSVEKLHYLPEAHTDFIMAVIGEELGFVGVVVMIFLFYWIVRRAFMIGRTALQLDRSFAGLAAKGVAIWIGWQAFINMGVNLGLLPTKGLTLPLVSYGGSGILMNAVAIAMLLRIDYENRILMRGGKL; via the coding sequence ATGAACTTAAAAGGGAAGATGCTCTCTCAAAATCGTCTTGGCTTGGATCGTTTTTGGAATTTTTCTAGAGACGGCATAGACAACTTTCGTACGGGTTTGCGTGATGCAGTTTCTGGGGTTGAGCAAACCCGTTCACGAATGATGGAATATGACCAGTTATTAGTTTGGGCGGTTTTATCGCTCATGTTAATAGGCTTGGTAATGGTTTATTCAGCTTCAATAACGCTGGCAGATGGACCGAAGTATGCGAACTACAGTAGCAATTACTTTTTGATTCGTCATTTAATTTCCTTGGCAATTGCTACGGGAGTTGGTGTGTGGGTATTTAAGATTCCAAGTAAGGTTTGGGATCGTTATTCTCCTGTAATTTTTGGTTTCACAGTGGTACTACTGGTCTTGGTATTAATTCCAGGCGTAGGCAAGGGCGTCAATGGTGCCAGACGTTGGATTCCCTTGGGTATTATGAATTTTCAGCCTTCTGAGTTGATGAAATTTGCTGCAGTTATTTTTGCCGCAAGCTATACAGTGCAACGCCAAGAGTATTTACATTCTTTTTCAAAAGGGATGTTGCCTATGGGTATCGCAGTTGCACTTGTGGGAGGTCTCTTGATGAAAGAGCCAGATATGGGTGCATTTGTAGTTGTGGCAATAATCGCATTTGGCATTTTGTTTCTGGGTGGAATTAATGCCAAGTTATTTGGTGGCTTGCTTTTAGTTGGTCTTCTCAGTGGTGCTGCGATGATCGCTCTCTCACCATTTAGACGTGAGCGGATGTTGGCATTTATGGATCCATGGCAAGTCGATAACGCTGCTAATAAGGGTTATCAGCTCACACACTCATTAATGGCTTTTGGTCGAGGTGAATGGTTTGGTACAGGTTTAGGCGGTAGCGTAGAAAAACTGCATTACCTTCCTGAAGCACATACCGATTTCATCATGGCAGTGATTGGTGAAGAGTTAGGTTTTGTCGGTGTCGTAGTCATGATCTTCTTGTTCTATTGGATTGTGCGACGCGCTTTCATGATTGGCCGCACTGCTTTGCAACTAGATCGTAGTTTTGCTGGCTTAGCAGCAAAAGGCGTTGCCATTTGGATTGGTTGGCAAGCTTTTATCAATATGGGTGTGAATTTAGGTTTATTGCCAACAAAGGGCTTGACCTTGCCACTGGTCAGTTATGGCGGTTCAGGAATTTTGATGAACGCAGTAGCGATAGCAATGCTATTGCGCATTGATTATGAAAATCGCATTCTGATGCGCGGAGGGAAGTTATGA
- the murG gene encoding undecaprenyldiphospho-muramoylpentapeptide beta-N-acetylglucosaminyltransferase: MTRPSILVMAGGTGGHIFPGLAVAEYLRICGWNVSWLGNQNGMEYRLVQSCNFPFEAVEFGGLRGKGLKAKLMLPMNLARACFQSWKIMRRLKPSVVLGMGGYITFPGGLVSKFLKRPLILHESNSVAGSANLALSKIAMRTLTGFPNTMDKAEWVGNPIRQEFDHMPEPALRYSQRQGPLSILVVGGSLGAAALNENIPAALALIAKDARPKVIHQAGDKHLAELQARYAECGVEADIRPFIDDMPSAYAQADLVICRSGAMTVSELAACGVASCLIPFPYAIDDHQTANARFLSDAKAAVLLPQKQLNPQDLAEMIQNIHREDLKGMAVRAHALAKPHATQRVAEVCADCAGVGI; the protein is encoded by the coding sequence ATGACAAGACCCTCAATATTGGTGATGGCTGGCGGCACTGGTGGACATATTTTTCCGGGATTGGCGGTTGCCGAGTATTTACGTATTTGTGGTTGGAATGTTTCATGGCTGGGCAATCAAAATGGCATGGAATATCGTTTGGTTCAGTCATGCAATTTTCCTTTTGAGGCAGTTGAGTTTGGTGGTTTGCGTGGCAAAGGTCTAAAAGCCAAGCTAATGCTTCCAATGAACTTAGCCCGTGCTTGTTTTCAGAGCTGGAAAATTATGCGTCGGCTAAAACCCAGCGTTGTCTTAGGTATGGGTGGATACATTACCTTTCCAGGTGGTTTGGTAAGTAAATTCTTAAAGCGCCCATTGATACTGCATGAATCAAATTCTGTTGCCGGTAGTGCAAATCTTGCCTTGTCCAAAATTGCCATGCGTACTTTAACTGGCTTTCCCAATACGATGGATAAGGCTGAGTGGGTGGGTAATCCAATACGGCAAGAATTTGACCATATGCCTGAGCCCGCTTTACGGTACAGCCAACGTCAAGGACCGCTCTCGATTCTTGTCGTTGGTGGCAGCTTAGGCGCTGCTGCATTAAACGAAAATATTCCCGCTGCTTTAGCTTTAATTGCAAAAGACGCTCGCCCCAAAGTCATCCACCAAGCGGGTGACAAGCATTTGGCTGAATTACAAGCTCGATATGCCGAATGTGGAGTTGAAGCAGATATTCGTCCTTTTATCGATGACATGCCAAGTGCATATGCACAAGCTGATTTGGTCATTTGTCGCTCTGGCGCCATGACAGTTTCTGAGCTGGCAGCATGTGGCGTGGCTTCATGTCTCATTCCGTTTCCTTATGCGATTGATGATCATCAAACAGCAAACGCTCGCTTTCTATCGGATGCAAAAGCTGCTGTTCTATTGCCGCAAAAACAATTAAACCCTCAGGATCTAGCTGAAATGATTCAAAACATTCATCGTGAGGATTTGAAGGGGATGGCAGTGAGAGCTCATGCTTTGGCGAAGCCGCATGCTACTCAGCGTGTTGCTGAAGTCTGCGCTGATTGTGCGGGGGTTGGAATATGA
- the murC gene encoding UDP-N-acetylmuramate--L-alanine ligase: protein MKHIVQQIHFIGIGGAGMSGIAEVLLNLGYQVSGSDLTESATTKRLRELGAVIQIGHDRKNVGTAEAVVISTAVAGNNPEVLAARAAKIPIIQRAVMLGELMRLKQGIAIAGTHGKTTTTSLVASVLAEGGLDPTFVIGGKLNSAGANARLGQGDFIVVEADESDASFLQLFPAMEVVTNIDADHMDTYQHDMARLKQAFVQFIQRMPFYGVAVLCIDDANVRDIIPFVSQPVLRYGLSDDADIRASDVRADGTRMHFTVERRTVRRHGNKPGPLNVTLNLPGLHNVRNALAAIGIATELGVSDEAITKALSQFGGVGRRFQRYGDVSLASGGSFTLIDDYGHHPVEMAATLAAARGAYPNRRLVLAFQPHRFTRTRDCFGEFVQVLKNFDALVLTEVYPAGEAKIPGADGKSLLKAAMADDKSTQSLLNSGAVVFAANVAEMPEKLSQILKDGDVLITMGAGSISALPHTLVEVKHV, encoded by the coding sequence ATGAAACATATTGTTCAGCAAATTCACTTTATTGGTATTGGCGGTGCAGGCATGAGCGGCATCGCTGAGGTATTGCTGAATCTTGGATATCAAGTTTCTGGATCTGACTTAACGGAAAGTGCAACAACAAAACGATTGCGAGAGTTGGGTGCAGTCATTCAGATTGGCCATGATCGAAAAAATGTAGGGACTGCAGAAGCGGTTGTAATTTCGACAGCAGTTGCTGGCAATAATCCTGAAGTTTTAGCTGCGCGGGCGGCAAAGATTCCAATCATTCAGCGGGCAGTGATGTTGGGTGAATTAATGCGGCTAAAACAGGGTATTGCAATTGCTGGCACCCATGGAAAAACTACTACTACCAGCTTGGTGGCTTCTGTATTAGCAGAAGGTGGTTTAGACCCGACATTTGTGATTGGTGGGAAGCTTAATTCTGCTGGGGCGAACGCACGTTTAGGTCAAGGCGACTTTATCGTAGTTGAAGCTGATGAGTCAGATGCATCGTTCTTGCAGCTATTCCCTGCAATGGAAGTGGTAACCAATATTGATGCTGACCACATGGACACTTATCAGCATGATATGGCTAGACTAAAGCAAGCATTTGTCCAGTTCATACAGCGGATGCCATTTTATGGTGTAGCAGTATTGTGTATTGATGATGCAAATGTGCGCGACATTATTCCTTTTGTGTCGCAACCAGTATTGCGATATGGCTTATCGGATGATGCGGATATTCGTGCAAGCGATGTTCGTGCTGATGGAACTCGTATGCACTTCACGGTTGAGCGTCGCACAGTTCGTCGTCACGGTAATAAACCTGGTCCACTTAATGTCACCTTAAACCTTCCTGGTTTACACAATGTGCGTAATGCTCTGGCGGCTATTGGTATTGCAACAGAGTTGGGCGTTAGTGACGAAGCCATTACAAAAGCACTTTCTCAATTTGGAGGGGTTGGTCGACGATTCCAAAGATACGGCGATGTTTCCTTGGCATCTGGCGGAAGCTTCACATTAATTGATGATTACGGCCATCATCCAGTAGAGATGGCTGCAACCTTGGCCGCAGCCCGTGGCGCCTACCCCAATCGTCGATTGGTGTTGGCGTTTCAGCCGCATCGCTTTACTCGAACCCGTGATTGTTTTGGCGAATTTGTTCAAGTGCTTAAAAATTTTGATGCCTTGGTATTGACTGAAGTTTATCCAGCTGGTGAAGCAAAAATTCCAGGGGCAGATGGTAAGAGTTTGCTGAAAGCCGCAATGGCTGACGATAAATCTACTCAATCTCTTTTGAACTCTGGTGCCGTTGTATTTGCAGCCAATGTCGCTGAAATGCCTGAAAAACTCAGTCAGATATTAAAAGATGGAGATGTATTAATTACGATGGGAGCCGGTTCTATATCTGCTTTGCCACATACACTGGTGGAGGTAAAGCATGTCTAA
- a CDS encoding D-alanine--D-alanine ligase, whose product MWGDRVKAQIANLNVKSLGRVGVLLGGRSGEREISLMSGNGVLEALTTKGVDAHAFDTGLRNPTELAAENFDRVFISLHGRYGEDGTIQGLLELLELPYTGSGVLASALAIDKIATKQIWISNGLSTPEFEELTATSNWSAVVKHLGLPLIVKPAHEGSSLGLTKVKSAEELPSAYELAASLDTKVIAETCIVGDELTCPLVGQGDNAEALPVIKIIPPQANYDFHNKYFSDETKYLCPTGLAAEVNEKVQELALAAYKALGCRTWGRADVMLDHKTGKPYLLEMNTSPGMTSHSLVPMAAKAAGVEYADLVLWLLLQTVQHKEGVAR is encoded by the coding sequence ATGTGGGGCGATCGCGTAAAGGCGCAAATTGCAAACCTTAATGTCAAGTCTCTTGGACGAGTTGGCGTTTTGCTCGGTGGCCGTTCGGGTGAGCGAGAAATTTCACTCATGTCAGGTAACGGTGTATTAGAGGCTTTGACTACTAAGGGTGTTGATGCTCATGCATTCGATACTGGCTTACGAAACCCTACAGAATTAGCAGCGGAAAATTTTGATCGAGTGTTCATATCTTTGCATGGTCGCTATGGTGAGGACGGCACGATCCAAGGCTTATTAGAGCTACTTGAGTTGCCGTATACCGGTAGCGGCGTGTTGGCGTCGGCTTTAGCGATTGACAAGATAGCTACTAAGCAGATTTGGATCAGTAACGGCCTATCAACACCAGAGTTTGAAGAACTGACGGCTACCAGTAATTGGAGTGCGGTTGTCAAACATCTTGGTTTGCCTTTGATTGTTAAGCCTGCCCATGAGGGTTCTTCTTTGGGTCTTACTAAGGTGAAGTCTGCAGAAGAGCTTCCTTCAGCCTATGAGTTAGCTGCAAGTTTGGACACCAAGGTAATTGCTGAGACCTGCATTGTGGGCGATGAATTGACTTGCCCATTAGTAGGTCAAGGGGATAACGCAGAGGCTTTGCCAGTCATCAAAATTATTCCACCACAGGCAAATTACGATTTTCATAACAAGTATTTTTCAGATGAAACGAAGTACTTGTGCCCTACAGGGCTGGCGGCAGAGGTGAACGAGAAGGTTCAAGAGTTAGCTCTCGCTGCATATAAAGCATTGGGTTGCCGCACCTGGGGTCGAGCCGATGTGATGTTAGATCACAAAACTGGCAAACCCTATTTACTTGAAATGAATACATCACCTGGCATGACTTCTCATTCGCTAGTCCCTATGGCCGCAAAAGCAGCAGGCGTTGAGTATGCAGATCTAGTGCTTTGGCTATTGCTTCAGACAGTGCAACACAAAGAGGGCGTTGCTAGATGA